The genomic window AGCGTATTCCGTCGACATTCAAATGGGACCGATCGCCCGACGGCCAGCATGTCGAGCTCGGCATTGCCGAATCGAATCTGTTTCTGGCGCTGTCGGCCTTCGGCTTGACCGCGTCGCTGTTCGGCGAGCGTATCGTGCCGATCGGCACGGTCTACGATCCCTTCATCCTGCGTGGTGCCGATCAGCTCAACTACGCCTGCTATCAGGATGCGCGGTTCATTCTGGTCGCCACGCCCTCGGGCATCACGCTCGCCCCCGAAGGCGGCGCGCATCAATCGATCGGCACGCCGCTGGTGGGCATGTCCCAGCCCGGTTTGCTGTCCTACGAACCCGCCTTCGCCGACGAGCTGGCCGCAATCCTGCGCTTCGCGTTCGAGTATGCGCAGCGCGACGGTAAGGATGGCGGCTCGGTCTATCTGCGTCTGTCCTCGCGCGCGCTGGAACAACCGATGCGCCAGATCGACGCGGCTCGCGCGGCCGAAATCGTCGAAGGCGGCTACTGGCTGCGCCCGCCGGGCCCGTCCGCGCGCGTGGTGATCGCCTATACCGGCGCCGTGGCGCCCGAAGCGATCGCGGCGGTCGGGCTGCTCGCCGAGGACCGGCGCGATGTTGGCTTGTTGGCCGTCACCTCGGCCGATCGCCTGCATGCCGAATGGACGCGTGCGAGCCAAGCGCGCGAAGCGGGGCAGGCGGATGCGCTCGCCCCCATCGAACGCTTGCTCGCCGCTGTGCCCGGCGATTGCGCGCTGGTCACTGTCGCCGATGCACACCCGGCCACGCTCGGTTGGCTCGGCGCCGTTGCCGGGCATCGTGTGCGCGCGCTGGGCGTCGATTCGTTCGGCCAGACCGGCACGATCGCCGATCTCTACCGCCATTACGGTATCGATGCCGAAGCGATCCTGCGCGCCGCGCAAGCCATCGCACCCGGCCGCCCGATCCGGCATCTCGCGGGCATCGTCTAGCCGCTCAGTTCGGCCATGATCGGCTCCGGGTCGTCGACCTCGATCAACCGCTTGCCGGCGATCGTCCAAACCCGCGTCGCGACGTTGCGCACGAAGGCCCGGTCGTGACTGACCAGAAGACAGGCGGCGCCTTGCGCGACCAATTCGTCCTCCAACATCTCCTGTCCTTCGATATCGAGATGGTTGGTCGGCTCGTCCAACAGATAGAAATTCGGCTGGGCGAGGCGCAAGAGCAGCATCGCGAGCCTGGCGCGCTGGCCGCCGGAAAGCCGCGCCAGCGGCGCGGTTTGCGCATCGATGCCGATCCCCGATGCCGCAAGCTGGGAACGCGCTTGCGCGTCGGCCAAATCGCTCGCCTGCTTCACCGCCGCCCACGGTGTGGCGAACGCGTCGAGCTGGGATAGCGCTTGGTCGGAAAAGCCGGGCTTGAGGCTTGCGGCCGCGCGGATGTTCGGATCGCCGCCGGCCAGGGCCGCGCGCAACCTTTCGATCAACCGGGTTTTGCCGGTCCCGTTGGCGCCGAGCAGCACGATCCGATCGCCGTTGCCGATCCGCAGTTTGCCGGTGCGGAACAACGGCCGTCCGTCCGGCGTGGCGATGATCGTCTCGTCGATCGTCACCAGCGCTTTGGCGTGCGTGCCGCTATTGGCAAGGCGGATCGCCCCGGCCGAGCGCTCGCGATGCGCCGGTTGCGCGCGCGCTTCGAGCTTGTCGGCGCGTTCGGACAGCTGCTTGGTCTTCACGACAAGCAGATCGGACCCCGAATTGACGCCGATATTCTTGAGCTTCGCGGCTTGCTGGCGCAGCGTCTTGACCTTGCGCATGTCGTTTTCGAACTGCCGATCGCGTGCCGCATCACGCTCGTCCAGCGCCGTGCGCGCACGCGAATAAGGCAGCGCGAAAACCTCGCTCGCCGCCGGACGCAAAAACAAAGTGCGGCTGGTCGCGCTGTCGAGAAAGGCGCGATCGTGACTGGCGGCGATCACCGCACAGCTGCCGGGCAGGGCGGCAAGGAAACGTTCGAGCACGCCGATCCGGCCGATATCGAGATGGTTCGTCGGCTCGTCCAGCAGCAGCAGATCGGGCTCGACGATGGCCGCGCGCGCGAGCAGCAAGCTGCGCTGCCAGCCGCCCGAGAGCGCGCCGATCGGGTGGTCGCGAAGAGCGGGATCCACTTCGAGCGAATCCAGCAGAACGTCGATCCGCCAGGCTTCGGCTTCGGCGATTTCGGGGGCGAGGGCATCGCGCACGCCGTCGCGAAAGCCGAAACTCAAAAGCCGTGCGGGCGGATCTTGCGGCGCGAAGGCGACGGTCAGGCCGCGCATTCGCGTGATGGCGCCGGCGGTCGCTTCCTCCTCCGCCGCCAAAATGCGCAGCAGCGAAGATTTGCCGCGTCCGTTGGCGGCAACGAGACCGAGGCGGTCGCCTTGCGCGATCGAGAAATCGAGGCCCGCGAAAAGCGTTTCGGTGCGGGTGAGGGAAAGGTCTTTGACGGAGAGAAGGGACATTGTGGTCTCATCGAGCCGGAATGGCGCAGCGACCTGCGCCCGAAAAAGGCTGACGACGAGACGACGGCGCGTTCCCTTGTCAGCCCCGCGAGATCAAGCGCGGGGCGAACACAGGTCCACGGCAGCGATGATGGAAGCGCCGGAACGGCAGCTTCTTCCCTTGGGAATCGGACATGCGGGCAATCTAATCCAAACCCCGCCGGATTGACAACTTACCTGCGCCGATACGCGCCGTTGCGCTATCCTCGCCCCATGGTCGAGATTGCGAAAATCAAATCCGGGAACGCCGTGCTCGCCGCCGAAATCGCCGGTTCGGGCGATCCGGTGATTTTTCTCCACGCCGCCGTCGCCGACCGGCGGATGTGGCGCGACACGGCCGCGCTTCTCGCCGCGACGCATCGCACGATCGCCTATGACCGGCGCGGCTTCGGCGAAACGACGGCACCGGTCGAAGATCATTCGTCGACCGACGATCTCGCCGCCTTGATCGATGCCCAGGCAGGCGGCCGGAAGCCCGTACTGGTCGGCTGTTCGCAAGGCGGGCGGATCGTCATCGATGCCGCGTTGCGCTTTCCCGAACGCTTGCGGGGGATCGTGTTGATCGCACCTTCCGTCACCGGCGGATCCGATCCCGTCTATCCGCTGGAGATCGCGCCCTTGATGGCGATTCAGCCCGCCAGCATCGAGTTGAAGGCGCGGCTTTGGCTCGATGGCGCGCTATCGGCCGAGAACCGTGTGGATGGTGCGGCGCGTGCGACGTTCTTCGCGATGAACGAAGCCATCCGCTCGGCGGGCAAGGATATCGACGTGGCACCAAATTACGATCGCCTAGCCGATATCGCGTTGCCGGCGCTGGTCCTGTGCGGCGATCTCGACTTCCCGCATATTCAAGCGCGCTGCCGGCATTTGGCGGCGACGATTCCGGGCGCGAAACTGAAGATGTTGCCGGGGCTCGGCCATCTGCCGAGTTTGGAGGCGCCCGACTCCGTCGCGGGCCTGCTCGCCGAGTTCCGCGCCGCGCGATGACGTCGCTGGCGATCAAGCTTCAGCCCGGTGCGTCCGCCGACCGGATCGACGGCTGGGATGCCGATCCGTCGGGCCGCGCAGTGTTGAAAGTGCGCGTGCGCGCCCGGCCGATCGAAGGCCAGGCGAACGAAGCGCTAGTTAAATTTCTAGCGAAGGCACTCGACCTGCCGAAATCGGCGGTGACGCTGGCGCGTGGGCCCCAATCGCGGCTCAAAATGGTCGAAATCGCGGGGCTCGACGACGCGGCCTTGCGCGCGCGGCTCGACGTCGCGATACGTTGACGGTCAAACCCAATCGACGAATTGGTTAGGCTGCCTTGCGTTCCGGCAAATTGATCCGCCGCCGGAAACGCGATAACTGAAAAGCCCGCGAAATCATCCAGGAGCCGAACGATGCCCGCCTATATCATCGATCCGCCGGCCGTGAACGCCGCCCCCGTCAAGGGCAGCGACAAGCTGTTCCCGGTCCGCCGCGTCTACTGCATCGGCCGCAACTACGCGGCCCATGCGATCGAGATGGGGCACGATCCCAACCGCGAGCCGCCGTTCTTTTTCCAGAAGAACCCGGACAACATCGATTTCACGGGCAAGTTCCCGTATCCGACCAAGACCAAGGACGTGCATCACGAAATCGAATTGGTCGTGGCGCTGTCCAAGGGCGGCACCAATATCGCGATCGACAAGGCGCTCGATCATGTTTGGG from Alphaproteobacteria bacterium includes these protein-coding regions:
- a CDS encoding ABC-F family ATP-binding cassette domain-containing protein, translating into MSLLSVKDLSLTRTETLFAGLDFSIAQGDRLGLVAANGRGKSSLLRILAAEEEATAGAITRMRGLTVAFAPQDPPARLLSFGFRDGVRDALAPEIAEAEAWRIDVLLDSLEVDPALRDHPIGALSGGWQRSLLLARAAIVEPDLLLLDEPTNHLDIGRIGVLERFLAALPGSCAVIAASHDRAFLDSATSRTLFLRPAASEVFALPYSRARTALDERDAARDRQFENDMRKVKTLRQQAAKLKNIGVNSGSDLLVVKTKQLSERADKLEARAQPAHRERSAGAIRLANSGTHAKALVTIDETIIATPDGRPLFRTGKLRIGNGDRIVLLGANGTGKTRLIERLRAALAGGDPNIRAAASLKPGFSDQALSQLDAFATPWAAVKQASDLADAQARSQLAASGIGIDAQTAPLARLSGGQRARLAMLLLRLAQPNFYLLDEPTNHLDIEGQEMLEDELVAQGAACLLVSHDRAFVRNVATRVWTIAGKRLIEVDDPEPIMAELSG
- a CDS encoding alpha/beta fold hydrolase, with the protein product MVEIAKIKSGNAVLAAEIAGSGDPVIFLHAAVADRRMWRDTAALLAATHRTIAYDRRGFGETTAPVEDHSSTDDLAALIDAQAGGRKPVLVGCSQGGRIVIDAALRFPERLRGIVLIAPSVTGGSDPVYPLEIAPLMAIQPASIELKARLWLDGALSAENRVDGAARATFFAMNEAIRSAGKDIDVAPNYDRLADIALPALVLCGDLDFPHIQARCRHLAATIPGAKLKMLPGLGHLPSLEAPDSVAGLLAEFRAAR
- a CDS encoding DUF167 domain-containing protein, giving the protein MTSLAIKLQPGASADRIDGWDADPSGRAVLKVRVRARPIEGQANEALVKFLAKALDLPKSAVTLARGPQSRLKMVEIAGLDDAALRARLDVAIR